One region of Skermanella mucosa genomic DNA includes:
- a CDS encoding peroxidase-related enzyme (This protein belongs to a clade of uncharacterized proteins related to peroxidases such as the alkylhydroperoxidase AhpD.), which yields MPQPDHAMALPVPEADTLDDDLKAYFAKCEDKLGLVPNVLRAYSARPEKLRTFIKLYNELMLGGSGLDKLEREMIAVVVSSANRCYYCLAAHGQAVRRLSGDPQLGEMLVMNYRVAPLPPRHRAMLDFAWKLTVTPHLMGEEDRQALRDAGFAEADIFDIADVAGFYNMSNRVASAVDMMPNPEYHGMDR from the coding sequence ATGCCACAGCCGGATCACGCGATGGCCTTGCCCGTACCCGAAGCGGACACCCTGGACGACGATCTGAAGGCGTACTTCGCCAAGTGCGAGGACAAGCTCGGATTGGTGCCGAACGTGCTGCGGGCCTACAGCGCGCGGCCGGAAAAGCTGCGTACATTCATCAAGCTTTACAACGAGTTGATGCTGGGCGGCAGCGGGCTGGACAAGCTGGAGCGCGAAATGATCGCGGTCGTCGTGTCCTCCGCGAACCGTTGCTACTATTGCCTGGCCGCCCACGGGCAGGCGGTACGCAGGCTGTCGGGCGACCCCCAGCTGGGTGAGATGCTGGTGATGAATTATCGGGTGGCGCCGCTGCCGCCGCGCCACCGCGCCATGCTGGATTTCGCCTGGAAGCTGACCGTGACGCCCCATCTGATGGGCGAGGAGGACCGGCAGGCGTTGCGCGACGCCGGCTTCGCCGAGGCCGATATCTTCGACATCGCCGACGTCGCCGGCTTCTACAACATGTCCAACCGGGTCGCATCGGCAGTTGATATGATGCCCAACCCCGAGTACCACGGGATGGACCGGTAA
- a CDS encoding exopolysaccharide biosynthesis protein — MTAVIDAETACDTRRITDLLTEFRENLPVDRVSLADLVDALRHRAFGGFMLAMALPTLLPLPIGMAIVFDLPLVLLSVQLMIGRQSVWLPRGLLRGSIKRDQAARMLDKLIPLMRRLEGVLRPRMPWLTSPLGERLIGTLCVALCVVLMTPIPLLGWFPAIALCVISLGLAERDGVMLMAGFGLSVATVFVSAAILAGVVQAGEALFPALGL, encoded by the coding sequence ATGACTGCCGTTATCGATGCTGAAACGGCCTGCGACACACGACGCATCACCGATCTCCTGACCGAGTTCCGGGAGAACCTTCCGGTCGACCGCGTCAGCCTCGCCGACCTCGTGGACGCCCTGCGTCACCGCGCGTTCGGTGGATTCATGCTGGCGATGGCCTTGCCGACGCTGCTGCCGCTCCCGATCGGAATGGCGATCGTGTTCGACCTTCCGCTGGTGCTGCTCTCAGTCCAGCTGATGATCGGGCGGCAGTCGGTCTGGCTGCCGCGCGGGCTGCTCAGGGGCAGCATCAAGCGGGATCAGGCGGCGCGCATGCTCGACAAGCTCATCCCGCTGATGCGGCGGCTCGAAGGGGTGCTCAGGCCGCGCATGCCGTGGCTGACCTCGCCTCTCGGCGAACGTCTGATCGGTACGCTGTGCGTGGCCCTGTGCGTCGTCCTGATGACGCCCATTCCGCTGCTGGGCTGGTTCCCGGCGATCGCGCTGTGCGTGATCTCACTGGGGCTTGCCGAGCGCGACGGCGTGATGCTGATGGCCGGGTTCGGCCTGAGCGTCGCGACGGTGTTCGTTTCCGCGGCGATCCTGGCCGGCGTTGTCCAGGCGGGCGAAGCCCTGTTCCCGGCCCTCGGCCTCTAG